In the Leptotrichia sp. oral taxon 212 genome, one interval contains:
- a CDS encoding autotransporter-associated N-terminal domain-containing protein: MNNNLKRIEKELRGFAKKCKDVKYNAALLFSFLVTGSLSLSEGKADGTETVKKELKTSVTDMKKLSREAKTENNRLMKSSNLELVQLMEQGDHVVKSPWNSWQFGMNYFYNNGKGTYKGKGDKKDKYPYEGILTRDTNLFNRFVPVTSDNYSTLATSSDPTSASSNSRNGMKSYGIASTRLAPEPPVEISINAGISPKNVNKTPLNIMGKVANAVTLPESVKFSPISPEIPSINSPNVNIKDITLSTLWNTDKPANSQYAYFTATKVIKPGFTYNLNTDYGSGITGYNKIKTFSATEVVKTSDGIDYTTIPQYNAQYGTTRGGMRDYTYGAIFEFIFGEYTLEDLTIEVDEVKDRNGNIIRGTRAISTDGSSGVKVHNKSNIKLSADGAVGFATDEDDGGAGKLRQMTNEKEGLIYATEKGNVAFILVKEQDNPEATHEHINNGKIIMDGDEAYAYAFSKTDGVNPNKYITHNVNNGEIVMAGNENYGFALGKNRVYKVADSYIKNSADGIISMLGDKSMAIITQSEMAYANNEGTINIAGNESYGMYTESSTSMENKGVINVTDYKKNFTSNNAGGKWLDNKEYSRSNAEKSIGIASGKSGSIITNNGDINLKTGKDNIGAYTSTGTVVNNKNISVTNGENIGMYAAGTGTGNNTATGIVKVNSNGSIGLMTKETGTINNRGEVNVTGGNNTSNTRGTIGLSAGTGSTIDSTDGKAIIDVREDKSIGVYSDGTLKLGESTITANNQAVNYFSDNNGKIEIVAGKNSKATTGQSSLLFYTKGNGKVILNGEIEAVIKGGAAPGTRGTAFYYISPTRYGVFDTAAVQDYFNNTFGNGASTLNNLKLNMEQGSRLFVASNVGMNLSDTSATSLMSGITNAPTITGSNDYKTFMLYLSKLTINQAVDLNNPNDNYSKLEIANSSIDNENVITGSKNRQVAMAQENGNDTSGNGYNTSEVTLTNKATGIINLTGEETTGIYAKRGAIFNEGSMSVGKKSTGIYLVEDDRSPATAVAGARAVNESTGVITIGEDSTGIFYKVDPDNADGRGTNTAVGGGIINDGKIESTANNVIAMSFDSPYGSKTVDNSQTGVIDLQGQNSTGIFATGTGTYTATNNGKIKLASSSDIDKPNMGMYTDKDTITLENNGTIEGGDKTVGVYGYNVDLGAGSVTKTGSGGIGVYSKGGNVTINGGTLSVGENGTAGSNETVGVYYVGSGGTITSNADDVKIGNGAYGFVVQNENGAGVSLVTNTPNVTLKNDSVYAYSNNRAGTVINNTVLNSSGDGNYGIYGAGTVTNNAQINFGTGIGNVGMYSILGGTATNNSTITIGASDAAGEKFGIGMAAGYKSSDSGNIVNMGTINVTGKDSIGMYATGPSSTAINKQTINLSGENSVGMYLDNGATGINEGTITTVGSPKGAKGVVLSNNSKLINRAGAKINIDSAEGFGIFRVNSEETNVTIANYGDITVSGGAVADGEYDPTGGKELEKTVGGITLKSPKGTNDVNITVNGTAVPNVEKITNPVGHRGDALISSLGMYIDTLRGTNPINGLGNLNVKKAELLYGVEVAENSTSKYFEISGNILKPYQDAMKTAPRRIKWSHNSASLTWMALPTVDSNGIPLKVAMAKMPYTEFAGNEASPVEVKDTYNFLNGLEQRYDKNEIGSREKLLFNKLNHIGNNEETLFYQATDEMMGHQYANVQQRTYGTGRLIDKEITHLSKEWDTKSKQSNKIKAFGMRDEYKTDTAGIIDYTSNAYGFAYLHEDETVKLGNSSGWYAGAVHNRFKFKDIGKSKENQTMLKLGIFKTMSPAADHNGSLRWTISGEGYVSRNDMHRKYLVVDEIFNAKSDYTTYGVAVKNELGYNIRTSERTSIRPYGSLKLEYGRFTTIKEKSGEMRLDVKGNDYYSIRPEVGVEFSYRQPMAVKTTFVTTLGLGYENELGKVGNVKNMAKVSYTDADWFNIRGEKDDRKGNFKADLNIGIENQRFGVTLNGGYDTKGKNVRGGIGFRAIY; the protein is encoded by the coding sequence GTGAATAATAATTTGAAGAGAATAGAAAAAGAACTGAGAGGATTTGCAAAGAAATGTAAGGATGTAAAGTATAATGCGGCATTGCTGTTTTCGTTTCTGGTGACAGGATCTTTATCTCTTTCGGAAGGAAAAGCAGATGGTACAGAAACAGTGAAAAAAGAGCTTAAGACATCTGTAACAGATATGAAAAAACTGTCCAGGGAAGCAAAAACTGAAAATAACAGGCTAATGAAATCGTCAAATCTTGAACTTGTACAGTTAATGGAACAGGGAGACCATGTGGTAAAGTCACCTTGGAATTCATGGCAGTTTGGAATGAACTACTTTTATAATAACGGAAAAGGAACATATAAAGGTAAAGGGGATAAGAAGGATAAGTATCCATATGAAGGAATTTTGACAAGAGATACAAATTTATTTAATAGATTTGTACCTGTGACAAGCGACAACTACAGTACACTTGCTACTTCCAGTGATCCAACGTCTGCTTCATCAAATTCAAGAAACGGAATGAAGAGTTATGGTATTGCAAGCACTAGGCTGGCTCCGGAGCCTCCTGTAGAAATATCAATAAATGCAGGAATAAGCCCTAAAAATGTAAATAAAACACCTTTAAATATTATGGGGAAAGTTGCAAATGCAGTTACATTGCCCGAATCTGTAAAATTTAGTCCTATTTCACCGGAAATACCGTCTATAAATTCGCCAAATGTTAATATTAAAGACATAACATTGTCAACATTGTGGAATACTGATAAACCGGCAAATTCACAATATGCATATTTTACTGCGACTAAAGTTATAAAGCCGGGGTTTACTTATAATCTTAATACTGACTATGGTTCAGGGATTACAGGTTATAATAAAATAAAAACTTTTTCTGCTACAGAAGTGGTAAAAACTTCAGATGGGATAGACTATACAACTATACCTCAGTATAATGCACAATATGGTACAACGAGAGGAGGTATGAGGGATTATACTTATGGTGCGATTTTTGAATTTATATTTGGAGAATATACACTGGAAGATTTGACAATAGAAGTAGATGAAGTTAAAGATAGAAATGGAAATATAATACGTGGAACCAGAGCAATTTCAACAGACGGAAGCTCCGGTGTAAAAGTTCACAATAAATCAAATATTAAGTTATCGGCAGATGGTGCTGTGGGATTTGCAACAGATGAAGATGATGGTGGTGCAGGTAAATTACGTCAAATGACAAATGAAAAAGAAGGATTGATTTATGCCACTGAAAAAGGAAATGTTGCATTTATACTTGTAAAAGAGCAGGATAATCCTGAAGCAACACACGAGCACATAAATAATGGTAAAATAATTATGGATGGCGATGAAGCTTATGCATATGCTTTCAGTAAAACAGATGGTGTGAATCCTAATAAATATATAACTCATAATGTAAATAACGGTGAAATAGTAATGGCAGGTAATGAAAACTATGGATTTGCGCTTGGAAAAAATAGAGTCTATAAAGTGGCAGACTCATATATTAAAAACTCTGCAGATGGTATTATTTCAATGTTAGGGGATAAGTCCATGGCAATTATAACTCAAAGTGAGATGGCTTATGCCAATAATGAAGGAACGATAAATATTGCCGGAAATGAGTCTTACGGTATGTATACTGAAAGTTCAACCAGTATGGAAAATAAAGGGGTAATTAATGTTACAGACTATAAAAAGAACTTTACGAGTAACAATGCCGGAGGAAAATGGCTGGATAATAAAGAATATTCGAGATCCAATGCTGAAAAATCAATAGGGATTGCTTCCGGAAAATCAGGATCAATAATAACAAATAATGGGGATATTAATTTAAAAACTGGAAAAGATAATATAGGTGCCTATACAAGTACAGGAACTGTTGTTAACAATAAAAATATCAGTGTAACAAATGGAGAAAATATAGGAATGTATGCGGCAGGAACAGGAACAGGAAATAACACTGCTACTGGAATAGTTAAAGTAAATTCAAACGGCTCTATTGGATTGATGACAAAAGAGACAGGAACAATAAATAATAGAGGAGAGGTTAATGTTACTGGAGGAAATAACACATCAAATACAAGAGGAACGATCGGTTTAAGTGCTGGAACTGGCTCCACTATTGACAGTACAGATGGTAAGGCAATAATAGATGTAAGAGAAGATAAATCTATAGGAGTTTACTCTGATGGGACATTAAAATTAGGAGAATCAACTATTACAGCAAATAATCAAGCAGTAAACTATTTTTCAGATAATAATGGAAAGATTGAAATTGTTGCCGGTAAAAATTCAAAAGCGACTACAGGGCAATCATCTTTACTGTTCTATACAAAAGGAAATGGAAAGGTTATTCTTAATGGAGAAATCGAAGCTGTGATAAAAGGTGGAGCTGCTCCGGGAACAAGAGGAACGGCTTTCTACTATATATCGCCAACAAGATATGGCGTATTTGATACAGCTGCTGTTCAAGATTATTTTAATAATACTTTTGGTAATGGAGCGAGTACACTGAATAATTTAAAATTAAATATGGAACAAGGTTCAAGATTGTTTGTGGCATCTAATGTCGGAATGAATTTATCAGATACATCAGCAACAAGTTTAATGTCGGGTATAACAAATGCTCCCACAATAACTGGATCTAATGATTATAAAACATTTATGCTGTATTTAAGTAAATTAACTATAAATCAGGCCGTTGATTTAAATAATCCAAATGATAATTATTCTAAATTGGAAATTGCAAATTCGTCTATTGATAATGAAAATGTTATAACAGGAAGTAAGAATAGACAGGTTGCCATGGCACAGGAAAATGGAAATGATACAAGCGGAAACGGTTATAATACCAGTGAAGTGACATTGACTAATAAAGCGACAGGAATAATTAATTTGACAGGTGAAGAAACAACAGGTATATATGCTAAAAGAGGGGCAATTTTTAATGAAGGAAGTATGTCTGTAGGTAAAAAATCTACCGGAATATATCTAGTTGAAGATGACCGTAGTCCTGCAACTGCAGTTGCAGGAGCAAGAGCTGTAAATGAATCGACAGGAGTAATAACAATAGGTGAAGATTCAACAGGAATTTTCTATAAAGTTGATCCTGATAATGCTGATGGAAGAGGAACAAATACAGCAGTTGGCGGTGGAATAATTAATGATGGTAAAATAGAATCAACTGCCAATAATGTAATAGCGATGTCATTTGATAGTCCGTATGGTTCAAAAACTGTGGACAACTCACAGACAGGAGTGATAGATTTACAGGGGCAGAATTCGACAGGAATATTTGCAACAGGAACAGGAACTTATACAGCTACAAATAACGGTAAAATAAAACTTGCTTCATCGTCAGATATTGATAAGCCTAATATGGGTATGTATACGGATAAAGATACAATAACACTGGAAAATAATGGAACAATAGAAGGTGGAGATAAAACAGTCGGTGTTTACGGTTACAATGTTGATTTAGGAGCAGGTTCAGTAACTAAAACTGGTTCAGGTGGAATAGGAGTATACTCAAAAGGTGGAAATGTTACAATAAATGGCGGAACATTGTCTGTCGGTGAAAATGGAACGGCTGGTTCAAATGAAACAGTAGGAGTATATTATGTTGGATCCGGAGGAACAATAACAAGTAATGCAGATGATGTCAAAATAGGAAATGGTGCATATGGATTTGTTGTTCAAAATGAAAATGGAGCAGGAGTATCATTAGTTACAAATACACCGAATGTTACATTAAAAAATGATTCTGTCTATGCGTATTCAAATAACAGAGCCGGAACAGTTATAAATAATACAGTCTTAAATTCTTCCGGTGATGGAAACTATGGAATTTATGGAGCAGGTACTGTAACAAATAATGCACAGATTAATTTTGGAACAGGAATTGGAAATGTTGGAATGTACAGCATACTTGGAGGAACTGCAACAAATAATTCTACAATAACAATAGGTGCTTCAGATGCAGCGGGAGAAAAATTTGGAATAGGTATGGCGGCAGGATATAAATCAAGTGACTCAGGAAATATAGTTAATATGGGAACTATCAATGTAACTGGAAAAGATAGTATAGGAATGTATGCTACAGGACCGTCATCAACTGCAATAAATAAACAGACAATAAATCTTAGTGGAGAAAATTCAGTAGGAATGTACCTTGATAATGGAGCGACAGGAATAAATGAGGGGACAATAACAACAGTTGGGTCTCCTAAAGGCGCAAAAGGTGTTGTTCTAAGCAATAATTCCAAACTGATAAATAGAGCCGGAGCAAAAATAAATATAGATTCAGCAGAAGGATTTGGAATATTTAGAGTAAATTCTGAAGAAACAAATGTAACAATAGCAAACTATGGAGACATTACAGTAAGTGGCGGAGCAGTAGCTGACGGAGAATATGATCCGACAGGAGGAAAGGAATTAGAAAAGACAGTTGGTGGAATAACATTAAAATCACCTAAAGGCACTAATGATGTTAATATAACAGTAAACGGGACAGCAGTGCCGAATGTTGAAAAAATCACTAATCCGGTAGGTCATAGGGGAGATGCGTTAATATCTTCATTGGGAATGTATATTGATACATTAAGAGGAACTAATCCAATTAATGGATTAGGAAACCTGAATGTGAAAAAAGCAGAGCTGTTGTATGGAGTTGAAGTGGCAGAAAATTCAACGTCAAAATATTTTGAAATTTCCGGAAATATTTTAAAACCATATCAGGATGCTATGAAAACAGCTCCTCGAAGAATAAAATGGAGTCATAATTCAGCTTCTTTAACTTGGATGGCATTGCCGACAGTTGATTCAAACGGTATTCCTCTGAAAGTTGCCATGGCGAAAATGCCATATACAGAATTTGCAGGAAATGAAGCTTCACCTGTAGAAGTTAAAGATACATATAACTTCCTGAATGGACTGGAACAAAGATATGATAAAAATGAAATTGGTTCAAGAGAAAAACTGTTATTTAACAAACTGAATCATATAGGAAATAATGAGGAAACATTATTCTATCAAGCAACAGATGAAATGATGGGACACCAGTATGCAAATGTACAGCAGAGAACATATGGAACAGGAAGACTGATAGATAAAGAAATTACACATTTGTCTAAAGAGTGGGATACTAAGTCAAAACAGTCCAACAAGATAAAAGCCTTTGGAATGAGGGATGAGTATAAGACTGACACTGCAGGAATAATAGACTATACAAGTAATGCATACGGATTTGCATATTTACATGAAGATGAAACAGTTAAACTTGGAAACAGCTCAGGATGGTATGCAGGAGCGGTACATAACAGATTCAAGTTCAAGGATATAGGAAAATCAAAAGAAAACCAGACAATGTTAAAACTTGGAATCTTCAAGACAATGTCGCCGGCTGCAGATCATAACGGATCATTGAGATGGACAATATCAGGAGAAGGATATGTGTCAAGAAATGATATGCACAGAAAGTATCTTGTAGTTGATGAAATCTTCAATGCGAAGTCAGACTATACAACATATGGAGTAGCGGTTAAGAATGAGCTTGGATACAATATAAGAACAAGTGAAAGAACAAGCATAAGACCATACGGAAGCTTAAAACTTGAATATGGAAGATTTACTACAATCAAGGAAAAGTCAGGAGAAATGAGACTTGACGTAAAAGGAAACGACTACTACTCAATAAGACCGGAAGTAGGAGTGGAATTTAGCTACAGACAGCCTATGGCAGTTAAGACGACATTTGTGACAACATTAGGACTAGGTTATGAAAATGAGCTAGGAAAAGTAGGAAATGTAAAGAACATGGCAAAAGTATCATATACGGATGCAGACTGGTTTAATATAAGAGGCGAGAAGGACGACAGAAAAGGAAACTTTAAAGCGGACTTAAATATCGGAATAGAGAACCAGAGATTTGGAGTGACATTAAACGGAGGATATGATACGAAAGGTAAGAATGTAAGAGGAGGAATAGGATTCAGAGCTATTTACTAA
- a CDS encoding YoaK family protein produces MEKKKQTSETFRLSLMLCLVGGFTDAYTFIIRGKVLANAQTGNMVFFALRLIEMKWMKAIFYFLPIAAFALGILIAEFIRRKFSHSKIHWRQIIILIEILVLFAASFVPKGELNVYVNIAVSFVCSLQVQAFRKTRGNISATTMCTGNLRSGTENLYYYITTKNKDFKHDFLTYYGLITFFMIGAITGSFFSELLAEKALLICCGILSIVFTVMFKDKL; encoded by the coding sequence ATGGAAAAGAAAAAGCAGACTTCTGAAACTTTCAGACTGAGTTTAATGCTATGTCTTGTAGGTGGATTTACCGACGCCTACACATTTATTATAAGAGGAAAGGTGCTTGCAAATGCACAGACAGGAAATATGGTCTTTTTTGCCCTCAGACTTATTGAAATGAAATGGATGAAAGCAATATTCTATTTCCTTCCAATTGCAGCTTTTGCACTAGGTATTCTAATTGCTGAATTTATAAGAAGAAAGTTCAGTCATAGTAAAATTCACTGGAGACAGATTATAATTCTTATAGAAATACTTGTGCTTTTTGCTGCTTCTTTCGTGCCTAAAGGCGAACTGAATGTTTATGTAAATATCGCCGTTTCTTTTGTCTGTTCCCTTCAGGTACAGGCTTTCAGAAAGACACGGGGAAATATTTCAGCAACAACAATGTGCACCGGAAACCTCAGAAGCGGAACGGAAAATTTGTATTACTATATAACAACAAAAAATAAAGATTTCAAACATGACTTTTTAACTTATTATGGATTAATAACCTTTTTTATGATAGGTGCAATAACAGGTTCATTTTTTTCTGAACTTCTTGCAGAAAAGGCTCTTTTAATTTGCTGTGGCATATTATCTATTGTTTTCACGGTAATGTTTAAAGATAAATTATAA
- a CDS encoding nitroreductase family protein yields MNETLKNLIERRSIKKYKNDKIDTGLLNQILEAGTYAANGRGIQGTSIVAIQNAELVKKLEIMNAKVIGNPDAKPFYNAPTVVVVFGDSSTTTFVEDGSLVIGNLMNAAYALGVDSCWIHRAKQVFESEEGRKLAREWGVDDKYAGIGFCILGYRDCDFPSPKPRKNDFVRIIL; encoded by the coding sequence ATGAATGAAACATTAAAAAATCTGATTGAAAGAAGAAGCATAAAAAAATATAAAAATGATAAAATTGATACAGGCCTTTTAAATCAAATACTTGAAGCAGGAACATATGCCGCAAATGGTAGAGGAATTCAGGGTACATCCATTGTTGCCATACAGAATGCTGAGCTTGTAAAAAAACTGGAAATTATGAATGCAAAAGTAATTGGAAATCCAGATGCAAAGCCATTTTACAACGCACCTACTGTAGTCGTTGTTTTTGGTGATAGTTCTACAACTACATTTGTTGAAGACGGAAGTCTTGTAATAGGAAACCTTATGAATGCCGCTTACGCACTGGGCGTTGATTCATGCTGGATTCACAGGGCAAAACAGGTTTTCGAATCTGAAGAGGGCAGAAAACTTGCACGTGAATGGGGAGTTGACGATAAATATGCAGGAATAGGATTTTGTATTTTAGGTTATCGTGACTGTGATTTTCCATCTCCTAAACCTAGAAAAAATGACTTTGTAAGAATCATTCTGTAA
- a CDS encoding Crp/Fnr family transcriptional regulator: protein MKPQELYEIMSKIPLFKGFNIEEIENILKKLNFQIKNYKKGETVFFRGDSLEQIIIILSGTSKGEMQKFNGDTITIDYITPYQLIAPAFIFGSNRTFPVDLIATENSKFVFLNKDSFLDVMQKDERLLVNFLDEISNKGQLLSKRIWFNFMNKTINEKVLSYIKENQKNGYISFKPNISELAKKFEVTRPSLSREISSLCDKGILTKIKSGKYKFNSDNI from the coding sequence ATGAAACCTCAGGAACTTTATGAAATAATGTCTAAAATACCTTTATTTAAAGGTTTTAATATAGAAGAAATTGAAAATATTCTGAAAAAATTGAATTTTCAGATTAAAAACTACAAGAAGGGGGAAACTGTTTTTTTTAGAGGAGATTCTCTGGAACAGATTATCATTATTCTGTCAGGAACTTCTAAAGGAGAAATGCAGAAATTCAATGGGGACACTATAACTATTGACTATATTACTCCGTATCAGCTCATTGCTCCCGCCTTTATTTTTGGAAGTAACAGAACTTTTCCTGTAGATCTGATTGCTACAGAAAATTCTAAATTTGTATTTTTAAATAAGGATAGCTTTCTTGATGTGATGCAGAAGGATGAAAGACTTCTAGTTAACTTTCTTGATGAAATCTCAAATAAAGGACAGCTTCTTTCAAAAAGGATATGGTTCAACTTTATGAATAAAACTATAAATGAAAAAGTCCTCAGTTACATCAAGGAAAATCAGAAAAACGGATATATCTCATTTAAACCTAATATTTCTGAACTTGCTAAAAAGTTTGAAGTCACACGACCTTCCCTTTCAAGAGAAATTTCTTCCCTGTGTGACAAGGGAATTCTCACTAAAATAAAAAGTGGCAAGTACAAGTTCAATTCTGACAATATTTAG
- a CDS encoding asparaginase, which produces MTEEKVLIINTGGTISMVPSDKNNPESALRPSKSWNEVVKNYQFLKNLNVGYAQIKDVIDSSDMNHEIWKEIAEIIDENYYKYKGFVILHGTDTMAYTASMLSFMLKNLGKTVILTGAQRPIREVRSDGLQNLLTSIEIIERQYKIPRGRSEYSLPLIPEVCVFFRDYLFRGNRSRKLNTSNYFGFSSPNYLFLGEAGSKIKVYEDRLLKLPEPEEKFYVDYKMDTNVVILDVFPSFNPEILMNIFSGKGNMKGLILKTYGNGNAPQNKGFLKALKFVIDSGVVVLNVTQCNEGSVEMGIYEASSELVKLGVVSGHDMTPEAAITKFMHILGKYSDIEIIKEKLNENMVGELSEL; this is translated from the coding sequence ATGACTGAAGAAAAAGTTCTCATAATAAATACAGGTGGAACTATAAGTATGGTACCTTCAGATAAAAATAATCCTGAAAGTGCCTTAAGACCTTCAAAATCATGGAATGAAGTTGTAAAAAATTATCAGTTTCTGAAAAATCTGAATGTAGGATATGCACAGATAAAGGATGTTATAGATTCTTCAGATATGAATCATGAAATATGGAAGGAAATAGCTGAAATTATAGATGAAAATTACTATAAATATAAAGGATTTGTTATTCTTCATGGAACAGATACAATGGCCTATACTGCAAGTATGCTCTCATTTATGTTGAAAAATTTAGGAAAGACAGTTATTCTTACAGGAGCACAGAGACCAATCAGGGAAGTCAGAAGTGATGGTCTTCAGAATCTTTTAACTTCCATTGAAATAATAGAAAGACAGTATAAAATTCCAAGAGGGAGAAGTGAATACAGTCTGCCATTAATACCTGAAGTATGTGTCTTTTTCAGAGATTACCTTTTCCGTGGGAACAGATCAAGAAAGTTGAATACATCAAACTATTTTGGATTTTCTTCTCCAAATTACCTGTTTCTTGGAGAAGCCGGTTCAAAAATAAAAGTATACGAGGACAGGTTATTAAAATTGCCTGAACCTGAAGAAAAATTTTACGTAGATTATAAAATGGATACTAATGTAGTAATTCTTGATGTTTTCCCAAGTTTTAATCCGGAAATACTAATGAATATTTTTTCAGGAAAAGGAAATATGAAGGGTTTAATCTTAAAAACCTATGGTAATGGAAATGCTCCACAAAATAAGGGATTTTTAAAGGCGTTAAAATTTGTGATAGACTCAGGAGTAGTAGTACTGAATGTTACCCAGTGTAATGAAGGAAGTGTGGAAATGGGAATTTACGAAGCAAGTTCAGAGCTTGTTAAGCTCGGTGTAGTAAGTGGACATGATATGACTCCTGAAGCCGCCATTACAAAATTTATGCATATTTTAGGTAAGTATAGTGATATTGAAATAATAAAAGAAAAATTGAATGAAAATATGGTAGGAGAACTTTCAGAACTGTAA
- the rplS gene encoding 50S ribosomal protein L19, with protein sequence MKEKLIELVEKDYLKSDVPQFKAGDTIAVHYKVKEGNKERIQIFEGVVIRVSGGSVAKNFTVRKVSSGIGVERIIPINSPLIEKIEVKRIGKVRRARLYYLRNLSGKAARIKEIRK encoded by the coding sequence TTGAAAGAGAAATTAATCGAATTAGTAGAAAAAGATTATCTAAAATCTGATGTTCCTCAATTTAAGGCAGGGGACACAATAGCTGTTCACTACAAGGTAAAAGAAGGAAATAAAGAGAGAATACAGATTTTTGAAGGTGTAGTTATTAGAGTTTCAGGTGGAAGCGTAGCTAAAAACTTCACTGTAAGAAAAGTATCTTCAGGTATAGGTGTTGAAAGAATAATACCTATTAATTCTCCTTTAATTGAAAAAATAGAAGTTAAGAGAATAGGAAAAGTAAGAAGAGCAAGATTATATTATTTAAGAAACTTATCAGGAAAAGCTGCTAGAATTAAAGAAATCAGAAAGTAG
- the lepB gene encoding signal peptidase I translates to MNILLWGIFYLVTAAFLVYFFFKEKEVIDFVKAKEDAVLNKISLEENDKNLMIGNVVTVIGLLVTALFFYISDRAPDPNVGIKIIGVYGMFALNLIFFVLREQHEWIFMGNIVMLILGRLMFNIMDMKFYVFLVINAILAVILIFLFRRPSKKEITERTLMEEMKEDKRNGDKKITIENLEEKIEVEKKRRSSFGKALHRVDMSIMAVVLVLLIQTFYLGNYVIPTGSMEETIKIKDRVFANMIKYKFTSPKVNDIVAFKEPVTNKLMFTKRLVGVAGQTLQIKDVQEMNLTDPSTVDEAGNTRVSNIDAGSIYLNDKKAEKLNRPYSKDGFLLDSKIYIPKKGDKIKIDKIVIIPKGKTKVTGTDNFVTGTYWPGYSDGNYKFLTPEEFLARIGTDKGFKDIIGNEDHYEENNPKYDVYYTFFLKVEGRQETVLPIMDLKYDDALFLKLLKGETLTLDKNYYIAMGDNTTNSLDSRFFGYVSEDRIKGKLLFRWWPLNRLGLI, encoded by the coding sequence ATGAATATATTGTTATGGGGGATATTTTATTTAGTTACAGCTGCGTTTCTTGTATATTTCTTTTTTAAGGAGAAGGAAGTTATAGATTTTGTAAAGGCAAAGGAAGATGCCGTGCTAAATAAAATTTCGCTGGAAGAAAATGATAAAAATTTAATGATAGGAAATGTCGTTACTGTAATAGGATTATTAGTAACAGCTCTATTTTTTTACATTTCAGACAGAGCACCTGACCCTAATGTAGGAATAAAAATAATAGGTGTATATGGAATGTTTGCATTGAATCTTATATTTTTTGTGCTCCGTGAGCAGCATGAATGGATATTTATGGGAAATATTGTGATGCTTATTCTTGGTCGTTTGATGTTTAATATAATGGATATGAAATTTTATGTTTTTTTAGTGATAAATGCCATATTGGCAGTAATTCTTATTTTTTTATTTAGACGTCCTTCTAAAAAAGAAATTACAGAGAGAACTCTTATGGAGGAAATGAAGGAAGATAAAAGAAATGGTGATAAAAAGATTACAATAGAAAATCTTGAGGAAAAAATAGAAGTGGAAAAGAAACGTAGAAGCAGTTTTGGTAAAGCTCTTCACAGAGTGGATATGTCAATAATGGCAGTAGTACTTGTACTTCTTATACAGACTTTTTATCTTGGAAATTATGTGATTCCTACGGGATCAATGGAAGAAACGATAAAAATAAAAGACAGAGTTTTTGCCAATATGATAAAGTACAAATTTACATCTCCAAAAGTGAATGACATTGTGGCGTTTAAGGAACCTGTTACAAATAAGCTTATGTTTACAAAAAGATTGGTAGGAGTGGCAGGTCAGACTTTACAGATTAAAGATGTACAGGAAATGAATCTGACAGATCCTTCAACAGTGGATGAAGCAGGGAATACAAGAGTATCAAATATTGATGCAGGAAGTATCTATTTAAACGATAAAAAAGCTGAAAAATTGAACAGACCTTATAGTAAAGACGGTTTTTTATTAGACAGCAAGATATATATTCCTAAAAAAGGGGATAAAATAAAAATCGATAAAATAGTTATAATTCCTAAAGGAAAAACAAAAGTGACAGGAACAGATAACTTTGTTACTGGAACTTACTGGCCGGGATATAGTGATGGAAATTACAAATTTCTGACTCCGGAGGAATTTTTAGCTAGAATAGGTACTGATAAAGGATTTAAGGATATAATAGGAAACGAAGATCATTATGAGGAAAATAATCCAAAATATGATGTGTATTATACATTCTTTCTTAAAGTGGAAGGAAGACAGGAAACTGTACTTCCTATAATGGATCTGAAATATGACGATGCACTGTTTTTAAAACTGTTAAAGGGAGAAACTTTGACTCTTGATAAGAACTATTATATTGCTATGGGAGATAATACAACAAACAGTCTTGATTCAAGATTTTTTGGATATGTTTCAGAAGATAGAATAAAAGGAAAGTTGCTGTTCAGATGGTGGCCATTAAACAGACTGGGACTGATATAA